A part of Fusarium oxysporum Fo47 chromosome III, complete sequence genomic DNA contains:
- a CDS encoding uncharacterized protein (uncharacterized alpha/beta hydrolase domain-domain containing protein), whose translation MATETTPKTIKRLIACCDGTWMDSDNGYEEAGLLRKEGSLQIPSNVTRISRCFEKRCNDGKLQVVNYESGVGTGSNVLDSITGGAFGMGLAEVRVVGASRMRETYSFLCSNYMDGDEIILVGFSRGAFTVRSVAGMIGNLGLLTREGVEFFYPIFKDMQHWMDDDYEDPFPNIPFPNKPKGKDAADVYRARLEQLGYTRVRRSEGEGDIITIKAVGVWDTVGSLGIPRVLWLEKLGIRADNDEFKWHDTNLSDRIEHAFQALALDETRPPFTPAVWERLPENKYTTDLRQVWFPGNHGNCGGGWEDQGMSNITLAYTDLEIGMMDQLASIGVEFDLPALERCFFQNFKFYHKTPSKLSIKSRKRREKTKKRQWAINPIYENNRPFRPWGLGTISKAPGLLYKLSGQTVRTPGLYRPTDRQSKCDKSRYLLDTNERIHSSVRIRLACKGLGLNDEHVWDCPALLSNWKLKRTRQKYTDPVPFQPGWCPNGGKDHMGHPNDWSKGRWVWEYVGNESDGPKETRQRIMVEEPLGPYERYLLNLSAGSPNVYHFADTINS comes from the exons ATGGCTACAGAAACTACCCCTAAGACCATCAAGCGGTTGATCGCTTGTTGCGATGGCACCTGGATGGATAGTGACAATGGCTACGAAGAAGCCGGCTTGCTAAGAAAAGAAGGCTCTCTTCAGATACCTTCTAACGTTACTCGAATATCCCGTTGCTTTGAGAAGAGGTGCAACGATGGCAAGCTTCAAGTTGTCAACTATGAGTCAGGCGTTGGTACAGGTAGCAACGTACTCGATAGTATTACTGGCGGTGCCTTTGGTATGGGACTCGCAGAGGTGAGGGTTGTCGGAGCATCG CGTATGCGGGAGACATATTCGTTTTTATGTTCCAACTATATGGATGGCGATGAAATAATACTTGTTGGTTTCTCCCGAGGTGCCTTTACAGTCCGTTCTGTGGCAGGCATGATTGGCAATCTAGGCCTACTCACGCGGGAAGGTGTTGAGTTCTTCTATCCTATCTTCAAAGATATGCAGCATTGGATGGACGATGATTATGAAGATCCCTTCCCTAACATTCCATTCCCTAATAAACCCAAAGGGAAGGACGCTGCAGACGTTTACAGGGCTCGCTTGGAGCAACTCGGCTACACTCGTGTGAGGCGGAgtgaaggagaaggcgacatcatcaccattAAAGCAGTGGGCGTCTGGGATACCGTGGGTAGCCTCGGAATTCCTAGAGTTTTATGGCTGGAGAAACTGGGAATTCGTGCCGACAATGACGA GTTTAAGTGGCATGACACAAATCTGTCAGATAGAATCGAACATGCGTTCCAGGCCCTCGCCCTGGATGAAACAAGGCCCCCCTTCACACCAGCGGTCTGGGAGAGGCTCCCGGAGAACAAATACACAACAGATCTCAGGCAGGTATGGTTTCCTGGGAACCATGGTAACTGTGGTGGCGGATGGGAAGATCAGGGCATGTCAAACATCACACTTGCAT ACACTGACTTGGAAATAGGGATGATGGACCAACTGGCTTCCATTGGGGTTGAGTTCGACCTCCCTGCACTGGAACGATGCTTCTTCCAGAACTTCAAATTCTACCACAAAACCCCCTCAAAACTTAGCATAAAgtcgaggaagaggagagagaaaACAAAGAAGCGCCAGTGGGCAATAAATCCAATCTACGAGAACAACCGCCCATTTAGGCCTTGGGGACTAGGGACAATAAGTAAGGCTCCAGGCCTCCTCTACAAACTCTCTGGCCAAACAGTTCGTACACCAGGTCTGTATAGACCGACTGACCGCCAATCGAAATGCGATAAGTCAAGATACCTTCTTGATACAAACGAGCGAATACACAGCTCCGTACGAATCAGGCTTGCCTGCAAAGGTCTCGGCTTGAATGATGAGCACGTCTGGGACTGCCCAGCTTTGCTCAGTAACTGGAAACTCAAACGAACGCGGCAGAAATATACCGATCCAGTTCCATTCCAGCCTGGTTGGTGTCCGAACGGTGGAAAAGATCATATGGGCCATCCTAACGATTGGTCGAAGGGGCGATGGGTTTGGGAATACGTCGGCAACGAGAGTGATGGCCCcaaagagacaagacaaCGAATAATGGTTGAAGAGCCTTTAGGACCCTATGAACGATACTTACTCAACTTGTCAGCAGGATCACCGAATGTGTATCATTTTGCGGACACGATAAATAGTTGA
- a CDS encoding kinase-like domain-containing protein → MADQQPQSSDSTPLPQQPAAPTPISLPTHNSGPSPVPLLRPAIPGARSGGARTPRLGLAIPPSPNAKAVGNQGAAAAAPSRPPLPTLHLATPMGSQVTPHEQLPRSQCATQASAGGGSESSAAHSRSGSFGPLDGRASNPTSAGSQYSALSFASQYGIGVSRPQGTPDPVSAVGSMYSERSEGGVSMERDGSLQGLEAFDKLSLEKARTLDVDELDEEGWRIASLEKRIVEIGNLGEGAGGAVTRCKLKGGNTVFALKVITTNPDPDVKKQILRELGFNKECASDHICKYYGAFVDPATATISIAMEFCEGGSLDSIYKEVKRLGGRTGEKVLGKIAEGVLGGLTYLHTRRIIHRDIKPSNILLCRDGAVKLCDFGVSGDFGTKGEANTFIGTSYYMAPERITGQSYTITSDVWSTGVTLLEVAQHRFPFPADGTEMQPRAGLIDLLTYIVRQNVPKLKDEPEMDVYWSDNFKYFIECCLEKQPNRRASPWKMMEHPWMVEMRSKRVNMVKYLSFVWGWDEQPKDS, encoded by the exons ATGGCCGACCAACAGCCTCAGAGTTCTGATTCAACTCCACTACCC CAACAGCCTGCTGCTCCCACTCCAATTTCTCTACCAACACATAACTCAGGCCCCTCTCCCGTGCCTCTCCTCCGACCCGCCATTCCTGGCGCCAGAAGTGGTGGAGCTCGTACACCCAGGCTTGGCCTCGCTATCCCACCATCACCTAATGCCAAAGCTGTAGGCAATCAAGGAGCAGCCGCGGCTGCCCCTTCAAGGCCTCCTCTGCCGACATTACACCTAGCAACCCCTATGGGTAGTCAAGTCACTCCCCATGAACAGTTACCACGATCCCAATGTGCAACCCAAGCATcggctggtggtggtagtgAAAGTAGCGCGGCTCACTCAAGGTCTGGCAGTTTCGGCCCTCTAGATGGACGGGCAAGCAATCCCACTTCTGCAGGATCTCAATATTCCGCTTTGTCCTTTGCTTCGCAGTATGGTATAGGTGTATCAAGACCTCAAGGTACTCCGGATCCGGTATCTGCTGTAGGATCTATGTACTCCGAGAGAAGCGAGGGTGGGGTCTCCATGGAGCGTGATGGAAGTCTTCAAGGTTTGGAGGCATTCGATAAACTAAGCCTCGAGAAGGCCAGGACTCTCGAcgttgatgagcttgacgaAGAGGGCTGGAGAATCGCAAgtttggagaagagaattgTCGAGATTGGGAATCTAGGTGAAggtgctggtggtgctgTCACAAGATGCAAGCTCAAGGGCGGTAACACTGTTTTTGCCCTCAAG GTCATCACTACGAATCCGGACCCCGATGTCAAAAAGCAGATTCTCAGAGAGTTGGGATTCAACAAAGAGTGCGCTTCAGACCACATATGCAAGTACTATGGAGCCTTTGTCGATCCAGCTACGGCCACAATCTCAATCGCCATGGAGTTTTGTGAAGGTGGCTCGCTTGATAGCATTTATAAGGAGGTCAAGCGTTTGGGGGGCAGAACAGGAGAGAAGGTTTTAGGAAAGATTGCCGAGGGTGTTTTGGGCGGCCTCACGTACCTGCATACTCGACGAATCATTCACCGAGACATCAAACCTTCGAACATCTTACTCTGCCGAGATGGTGCCGTGAAACTTTGCGATTTCGGTGTCTCTGGCGATTTCGGTACTAAGGGAGAGGCCAATACTTTTATCGGCACCAGCTATTATATGGCACCTGAGCGTATCACCGGCCAGTCCTATACTATTACTTCGGATGTTTGGTCAACCGGAGTTACCCTTCTCGAGGTGGCGCAGCATCGTTTCCCATTTCCAGCAGACGGCACAGAAATGCAACCGCGGGCTGGTCTTATAGATTTACTCACATACATCGTAAGACAGAACGTGCCCAAACTGAAGGACGAACCTGAAATGGACGTGTATTGGAGTGACAACTTCAAATATTTCATCGAGTGCTG TTTGGAAAAACAACCCAACAGACGAGCCAGTCcttggaagatgatggagcACCCATGGATGGTTGAAATGCGCTCCAAGCGTGTCAACATGGTGAAATATCTTTCTTTTGTCTGGGGTTGGGATGAACAACCTAAGGACTCTTAG
- a CDS encoding PUA-like domain-containing protein yields the protein MPVIRSGSTRDIYKAPLSAVLRRHGRERRERWSQGEDPGDFMPPHQDEEPSHEPSESSKGKQPEPQRLPSRAGYDTAVLLDLCDTIRSSLHEGRPEDRWEEAMGFLAALLRDEEHYNRAIEFETIRDTHLDRLISDLMDPKYRHPRVPIRFSKDVERAETLERKWVERFRGPYFNMEQNRYRDLPKTGRLRDVALNPNADNSEERWQAKEGKTLSELEGNLEIEPGHWWLNLACAHRDGIVGSAREKPTKGKYGVAALPLLTGQEKIDEGEGTLKYVRQGRITDIHVSLISQVGATFRILRGHHLRSPYAPKVGIRYDGLYTIRRYSQWFNEVSDRHHMMLTLERVEDQKPIEDILHIPRPSEMDDWELYEKYEGEAIKKHKGNKALLD from the exons ATGCCTGTAATAAGAAGCGGCTCAACACGGGACATCTACAAG GCACCCTTGTCTGCTGTCCTTCGTCGCCACGGTCGTGAGCGTCGTGAACGCTGGAGTCAAGGTGAAGACCCGGGTGACTTCATGCCTCCCCACCAAG ACGAAGAGCCCAGCCATGAGCCTTCTGAATCCTCAAAAGGGAAACAACCTGAACCTCAGCGTCTTCCTTCTAGAGCTGGCTACGATACAGCTGTGCTTCTTGACTTGTGCGACACCATTCGCAGTAGCCTGCATGAGGGACGTCCCGAGGACAGGTGGGAAGAAGCCATGGGTTTTCTCGCGGCACTGCTAAGAGACGAGGAGCACTACAACCGCGCAATAGAATTCGAGACTATACGCGACACGCACCTTGACAGGCTTATATCGGATCTCATGGATCCCAAATATCGCCACCCAAGAGTACCTATTAGATTTTCGAAAGATGTCGAAAGAGCAGAGACCCTAGAACGGAAATGGGTTGAGAGGTTTCGAGGTCCCTACTTCAATATGGAGCAAAACCGCTATCGAGATCTCCCCAAGACGGGACGGCTCAGGGATGTGGCTCTGAACCCCAATGCAGACAATTCAGAAGAACGTTGGCAAGCCAAAGAAGGTAAGACTTTGTCAGAGCTGGAGGGTAATCTGGAAATCGAACCTGGGCA TTGGTGGCTCAACTTGGCTTGCGCGCATCGGGATGGTATCGTTGGTAGTGCTCGCGAGAAACCTACCAAGGGCAAATATGGAGTTGCCGCATTACCGTTGCTCACAGGGCAAGAGAAaattgatgaaggagagggAACTCTGAAATATGTCAGGCAGGGAAGAATTACTGACATACATGTGTCGCTCATATCTCAAGTGGGAGCTACCTTTCGAATCCTGCGAGGCCATCACCTCAGAAGCCCATATGCACCAAAAGTCGGCATTCGTTATGATGGTTT GTATACGATACGCCGATATAGTCAATGGTTTAATGAAGTCAGCGACCGGCACCATATGATGCTCACTTTGGAAAGAGTTGAGGATCAGAAACCAATAGAGGATATCTTGCATATACCCCGTCCATCCGAGATGGACGACTGGGAGCTCTATGAGAAATATGAGGGCGAGGCGATCAAAAAGCACAAGGGGAACAAGGCCCTTCTCGACTAG
- a CDS encoding P-loop containing nucleoside triphosphate hydrolase protein — MVPPADPERATAASDEEILSGAASSSDESDYLDSATSRKRRRTAEVPQTGGDEVKDEDEEDNELKRVLSTIKVPSRIKRAAQVDQRETQTKPLIAPKNSIQAPTDPNTTFSSLNVRPWLVQSLANMAIKRPTGIQKGCIPEILKGRDCIGGSRTGSGKTVAFAVPILQKWSEDPTAIFAIVLTPTRELALQIFEQFKAISSPQSLKAILVTGGSDMRTQAIEIGKRPHVIIATPGRLADHIRTSGEDTICGLRRVRYVVLDEADRLLNANGPGSMLPDVEECLSVLPPATERQTLLFTATITPEVRALKDMPIKPGKQPVFVCEVDTQTLAIPTTLKQMYIKTPVTHKEHYLHVFLLTEANVDKTVILFCNRTSTADYLHHLLRMLDHRVTSLHSKLPQRQRIDNLARFRASAARILVATDVAARGLDIPEVSLVINYDLPRDPDDYIHRVGRTARAGRKGEAVSFVGQRDVELALTIEKRVGRDMESWEEEGVNLETRVVRDALKIVSEKKREALLEVEEGREVGGKRKRTKQKLRVE; from the coding sequence ATGGTGCCGCCTGCCGATCCCGAACGTGCGACTGCTGCGTCAGACGAAGAAATCTTGTCTGGTGCCGCCTCATCCTCTGACGAGTCTGACTACCTTGACAGCGCCACATCTCGAAAACGCCGGAGGACAGCAGAAGTGCCTCAGACTGGAGGTGACGAGGTCAaagacgaggacgaggaagacaatGAGCTGAAGAGAGTTCTTTCTACAATCAAGGTCCCATCCCGAATCAAGCGAGCCGCTCAAGTCGACCAGAGGGAGACTCAGACTAAACCTTTGATCGCACCCAAGAACTCGATCCAGGCTCCTACCGACCCAAATACCACCTTTTCTTCCCTCAACGTGCGACCATGGCTGGTACAGTCACTGGCAAATATGGCTATTAAACGGCCGACGGGTATTCAAAAGGGCTGTATTCCCGAGATCTTGAAAGGCAGGGATTGTATCGGTGGTAGTCGAACAGGTTCCGGTAAAACAGTAGCGTTCGCTGTGCCTATCCTGCAGAAATGGTCAGAGGATCCTACTGCCATCTTTGCTATCGTCTTAACACCAACAAGAGAACTAGCACTGCAGATTTTTGAGCAGTTCAAGGCcatctcttctcctcagaGCCTCAAGGCGATCTTGGTGACAGGAGGCTCAGATATGCGCACACAGGCCATTGAGATCGGCAAGCGGCCACATGTGATAATTGCAACACCTGGTCGTCTCGCGGATCATATTCGAACTTCCGGAGAGGACACCATTTGTGGATTGAGGAGAGTTCGATACgtggttcttgatgaagctgatcGCCTTCTCAACGCCAATGGGCCTGGCAGTATGCTTCCTGACGTGGAAGAATGCCTCTCTGTTCTTCCCCCAGCTACCGAGAGACAGACGCTTCTGTTTACTGCTACTATTACTCCAGAAGTTCGAGCTCTCAAGGACATGCCAATCAAGCCTGGAAAGCAACCAGTATTCGTGTGTGAGGTTGACACGCAGACATTGGCTATTCCTACGACGCTGAAACAGATGTATATCAAGACACCCGTCACTCATAAGGAGCACTACCTCCACGTCTTTTTGCTCACCGAAGCCAATGTCGACAAAACTGTCATCCTGTTCTGCAACCGAACCTCGACCGCCGACTACcttcaccatcttcttcgaaTGCTTGATCATCGAGTCACTTCTCTACACTCTAAACTTCCCCAAAGACAGCGAATCGACAACTTGGCTCGTTTCCGCGCTTCAGCGGCCCGTATCCTTGTAGCAACCGATGTTGCCGCTCGTGGTTTGGATATTCCTGAAGTCAGCCTTGTTATCAACTACGATCTCCCACGCGACCCTGATGACTACATCCACCGAGTCGGTCGTACAGCCCGTGCGGGTCGCAAAGGTGAGGCGGTCAGCTTTGTGGGCCAGCGTGACGTGGAACTGGCCCTTACAATCGAAAAGCGTGTCGGCCGTGATATGGAATCttgggaggaagagggcgTCAATCTCGAGACTCGCGTGGTTCGCGATGCCCTCAAGATCGTGTCAGAGAAGAAACGCGAGGCTTTATTGGAGGTAGAGGAAGGGAGGGAAGTCGGTGGCAAGCGAAAGCGCACGAAGCAAAAGTTGCGAGTGGAATAA
- a CDS encoding pseudouridine synthase PUS7, whose protein sequence is MAEQSHHAVRGTVSYTRSIGISQRVTPLATPWTGEMRTRFSDFQVNEIKEDGTVLHLQQVGLADEEAPAIEVKKEFNGESTAQETKTDEPAKDALKQTYSETATKPESAPQPETVNEVSPEDATILEGLTDQRFAQELIGVYRSGHGADHEKKKSVTSEPMDDRAKRGQVHQEIRRIFKSRIDTNTTDEGAIVATLIPPRKANSKKRGRGGRGGGREEKPAGEYLHFTLFKENRDTMDAVNQIARFLKVKPQVIGYAGTKDRRASTVQRCSVRYMRPRNLAGINGRIWGVSTGDYDYKDKPIYLGQLLGNEFVIAIKSCQIVGESKDQPIAQRVEVLKKNVDLALNHMTEHGWINYFGHQRFGTHEVGTHQVGQLILGDKYEEAVMSLLHYDDKIAQRAEAGDIPDEPSKRDEYLRNQACMLFLTDKDVDRAIKLMPRRFSAENSIFRHLNRQGAQSRRDFIGSLVHITRGLRSMYLHAYQSYIWNHAASRRWELHGENVIAGDLIIAPTESTPLVSGQDQDGDDIINPVEDDEDAPVRARPLTAEEAASGNYTIFDIVLPTPGYDVVYPENDIGEFYKDFMGRDENGNLDPYKMRRMRREFSLPGRYRKIMNRFLATPSAEVRAYSDNAEQMHPTDLDNIKASKGPSRKRSLEDVDSDSTVKKTKVENGTPASTEVEMAYVQAETADDGSAPEATPAPQEPTKVAVVVKFQLGRSAYATIALRELMGDPPEDTETVARDT, encoded by the exons ATGGCGGAGCAATCTCATCACGCGGTGCGTGGCACTGTCTCTTATACACGATCCATAGGAATTAGCCAGCGTGTGACACCACTCGCGACACCATGGACTGGTGAAATGCGGACTAG ATTCTCGGACTTTCAAGTCAATGAGATCAAAGAAGACGGCACAGTCCTGCACCTACAACAAGTCGGACtggcagatgaagaagcaccA GCGATTGAGGTGAAGAAAGAGTTCAACGGCGAGTCTACAGCCCAGGAAACAAAAACAGATGAGCCTGCGAAAGATGCCTTGAAGCAAACATACAGCGAGACCGCTACTAAACCCGAGTCGGCACCTCAACCTGAGACGGTCAACGAAGTCTCACCCGAGGATGCCACCATTCTTGAGGGTCTGACTGATCAGCGATTCGCCCAGGAGCTGATTGGAGTATATCGGTCTGGTCATGGCGCCGAccacgagaagaagaagtctgtTACATCGGAGCCCATGGACGACAGGGCAAAGCGTGGTCAAGTTCACCAAGAGATCCGCCGCATTTTTAAGTCTCGGATAGATACCAACACAACTGACGAAGGTGCTATCGTCGCAACTCTTATCCCCCCAAGAAAAGCCAACAGCAAGAAGCGCGGCCGTGGTGGTCGCGGTGGTGGCCGCGAGGAAAAGCCTGCTGGCGAATACCTGCATTTTACTCTGTTCAAGGAGAACCGCGACACCATGGATGCCGTGAATCAGATTGCTCGTttcctcaaggtcaagcccCAGGTCATCGGATATGCTGGTACCAAAGACCGCAGAGCTTCTACAGTGCAACGATGCTCGGTGCGATACATGCGGCCACGAAACCTCGCTGGTATCAACGGGAGGATTTGGGGTGTTTCCACGGGAGATTACGACTATAAGGACAAGCCAATTTATCTCGGACAGCTTCTTGGCAATGAATTCGTGATTGCGATCAAGAGTTGCCAAATAGTTGGCGAGTCCAAGGACCAGCCCATCGCCCAGCGGGTAGAAGTGCTGAAGAAGAACGTTGATTTGGCTCTGAACCATATGACTGAACACGGCTGGATCAACTATTTCGGTCACCAGCGGTTCGGAACTCACGAAGTTGGCACACACCAGGTTGGGCAACTCATCCTCGGGGACAAGTACGAGGAGGCAGTCATGTCACTACTCCATTACGATGACAAGATTGCACAGAGGGCTGAGGCAGGCGATATCCCTGACGAACCCTCCAAGAGAGACGAGTATCTGCGAAACCAGGCCTGCATGCTCTTCCTTACAGACAAAGATGTCGACCGAGCCATCAAGCTCATGCCTCGTCGATTTTCTGCCGAGAATAGCATCTTCAGACATCTAAACCGGCAGGGCGCTCAGTCTAGACGTGATTTCATTGGCTCTCTGGTTCACATCACTCGTGGCTTGCGCTCCATGTACCTTCATGCCTACCAGTCCTACATCTGGAACCACGCCGCCAGTCGTCGCTGGGAGCTTCACGGCGAGAACGTGATTGCTGGCGATCTCATTATCGCTCCGACGGAGAGTACGCCTCTTGTCAGCGGCCAGGACCAAGACGGTGATGACATTATCAACCCTGtcgaagatgacgaagatgctCCCGTTCGCGCTCGTCCCCTTACCGCTGAAGAAGCCGCCAGTGGTAACTATACCATCTTCGACATTGTGCTGCCAACACCAGGCTACGACGTCGTTTATCCTGAGAACGATATTGGGGAATTCTACAAGGATTTTATGGGTCGCGACGAGAATGGTAACCTTGACCCCTACAAAATGCGCCGCATGCGCCGCGAGTTCAGTCTGCCTGGCCGATACCGCAAAATCATGAACCGATTCCTCGCCACGCCCTCCGCTGAGGTCCGTGCCTACTCTGATAATGCAGAGCAAATGCACCCAACTGACTTGGACAATATCAAAGCTTCGAAGGGCCCTAGCAGGAAGCGCTCTCTTGAGGACGTCGACTCCGACTCGACAGTCAAGAAAACGAAGGTTGAGAATGGTACGCCCGCTTCTACAGAGGTTGAGATGGCATATGTCCAAGCAGAGACAGCAGATGATGGCTCTGCCCCTGAAGCAACTCCTGCTCCTCAGGAACCTACAAAGGTTGCGGTGGTAGTTAAGTTCCAACTTGGACGCAGTGCATACGCAACTATTGCGTTACGCGAGCTCATGGGCGACCCCCCTGAGGATACCGAGACCGTTGCAAGAGACACTTAA